In Pyrus communis chromosome 8, drPyrComm1.1, whole genome shotgun sequence, one genomic interval encodes:
- the LOC137743512 gene encoding LOB domain-containing protein 1-like, with the protein MECSTETMNTNYTTTSSTMSQSPPSSSSPSSPPTPTPTPSPPVVISPCAACKILRRRCADKCVLAPYFPPSDPVKFTIAHRVFGASNIIKFLQELPESQRADAVSSMVYEASARIRDPVYGCAGAICHLQKQVNELQAQLAKAQAELVNMQCQQTNLVALICMEMSHPNSEQGSPPQSLDHNFVATNPHGGNQTNLGFLDDSTTLGSLWEPLWT; encoded by the exons ATGGAGTGCAGTACTGAAACAATGAACACAAATTACACAACCACTTCATCTACTATGTCTCaatctcctccttcttcttcttcaccatCGTCTCCTCCAACCCCAACTCCCACTCCATCTCCACCAGTTGTTATAAGTCCTTGTGCTGCATGCAAAATCTTGAGGAGAAGATGTGCAGACAAGTGCGTTTTGGCCCCTTACTTTCCTCCCTCTGATCCAGTCAAGTTTACTATAGCTCATCGTGTCTTTGGGGCAAGTAATATCATCAAGTTCTTGCAG GAACTTCCAGAATCTCAACGAGCCGATGCAGTGAGCAGCATGGTTTATGAGGCAAGTGCAAGAATTAGAGACCCAGTTTACGGGTGTGCTGGAGCAATCTGCCACTTGCAAAAGCAAGTGAATGAGCTGCAGGCACAACTGGCCAAGGCACAGGCTGAGCTTGTCAACATGCAATGCCAGCAAACCAACCTTGTGGCTCTGATTTGCATGGAAATGTCGCACCCTAATTCCGAGCAAGGATCTCCTCCACAATCACTTGATCACAACTTCGTCGCCACCAATCCTCACGGCGGCAACCAGACCAACTTAGGCTTCCTTGATGATTCCACCACTCTAGGCTCATTGTGGGAACCACTTTGGACATGA